From Lentimicrobiaceae bacterium, one genomic window encodes:
- a CDS encoding acyltransferase domain-containing protein gives MLEKKNTAFLFPAFVLGFPNEEKQLIETLTGELTDFYKQAETVSGFNFRNNNAVNKENTDVELYSQLQSYVFSCALSEILKNHSMEACLAAGYSMGIYAALYHTGSVDFSTGLNLIVQAYNHIRLSCQGPRCGMASIIGLEKKDIEHIISTCLLNVEIINNNGFHSFVISGNAADIAETVKLCRYEGAIHTRIIPVSVAYHSYHLKEAAANFGKMLPAMNIKAANTGLISIINQRVFSSREEILLELQQNLCSKINWMATMQVMLEKGITTFVECGTGETLYKIGKFIEGNFKIFTFKSLYKLIKS, from the coding sequence GTGTTAGAGAAAAAGAATACCGCCTTCCTGTTTCCGGCATTTGTGTTGGGCTTCCCAAATGAAGAGAAGCAGTTAATTGAAACGCTAACGGGAGAATTAACCGACTTTTACAAACAGGCAGAAACTGTTTCAGGCTTTAATTTTCGAAATAATAATGCTGTTAACAAAGAAAATACCGACGTCGAACTCTATTCGCAGTTGCAATCGTATGTTTTTAGTTGTGCCCTGTCGGAAATACTGAAAAACCATTCTATGGAAGCCTGCCTCGCAGCCGGATACAGTATGGGTATTTATGCTGCGCTTTACCATACGGGCTCTGTGGATTTTTCCACTGGTCTTAATCTCATTGTACAGGCTTACAATCATATCCGGCTAAGTTGCCAGGGACCCCGTTGTGGAATGGCAAGCATAATCGGACTCGAAAAGAAAGACATAGAACACATTATTAGTACCTGCCTCCTGAATGTGGAAATTATCAACAATAATGGATTTCATTCGTTCGTAATATCGGGAAATGCAGCCGATATTGCCGAAACGGTGAAACTTTGTCGCTACGAGGGTGCCATTCACACCCGGATTATACCAGTGAGTGTAGCTTATCATTCGTACCATCTCAAAGAAGCTGCTGCCAACTTTGGAAAAATGCTTCCGGCAATGAATATTAAAGCGGCTAATACCGGGCTGATTTCTATTATCAATCAGCGCGTATTTTCTTCCCGTGAAGAAATATTACTTGAGTTACAGCAAAATCTATGTTCAAAAATTAACTGGATGGCTACTATGCAGGTAATGCTTGAAAAGGGCATAACTACTTTTGTTGAATGCGGAACTGGGGAAACCCTTTACAAGATTGGAAAATTTATTGAGGGTAATTTTAAAATATTTACATTTAAAAGTTTGTATAAGCTGATAAAAAGCTAA
- a CDS encoding B12-binding domain-containing radical SAM protein: MKILLINPPRSPENRILEYAPSEAKHFIHKKLIGPPLGLLTVAAAVADHDITFIDLKGEYDLVPETPPLAQVVTNLMESVKPDVVAVTFIASEFYFGLEIFRTAKQCNLEVLTVAGGLHATLCPMDFDFPYVDILCTGQAAGIFRQVIQAKEFQKNFNSIGGIWLHTENGWQPSTAPPAAWNAATENFLFPDRNLLKRWISTYVVGGSPFASTYLFTSLGCPYKCTFCSIWVQFKGCFFQRKVESIITELKSIEDYGVVRFADANTIVNPGFINHLVDRILEEGIQKTYIMDIRFDTAVHYPYLIEKLAKAGLKVVICGFESFRQEELKKYNKNADARLIEQAISIFHANGIMLRGNYVIPPDYTPDDFAALAEYASHHQVVYAGYTILSPMPGTVYYEEVKDKIIDFDLSRYNFFNSVMKTTLPPEKFYENVGSLWLIKKGKDVI, translated from the coding sequence ATGAAGATACTTCTTATCAACCCTCCCCGTTCGCCCGAAAATAGAATTTTAGAATACGCACCTTCTGAAGCAAAACATTTTATCCATAAAAAACTCATAGGACCTCCTTTAGGCTTGCTTACCGTAGCTGCTGCCGTTGCCGATCATGATATTACTTTTATTGACCTGAAAGGAGAATACGACCTAGTTCCGGAAACTCCTCCTCTTGCGCAAGTAGTTACCAACCTGATGGAATCCGTAAAACCTGACGTTGTGGCAGTAACTTTTATCGCCTCGGAGTTTTATTTTGGTTTGGAAATTTTCCGCACAGCGAAACAGTGCAACCTGGAAGTACTCACCGTTGCCGGAGGGCTCCATGCCACTCTCTGCCCGATGGATTTTGATTTTCCCTACGTTGATATACTTTGTACCGGACAGGCTGCTGGAATTTTTCGACAAGTTATTCAGGCAAAAGAATTTCAGAAAAATTTTAATTCTATCGGTGGAATCTGGCTGCACACTGAAAATGGCTGGCAACCTTCCACTGCACCACCTGCAGCTTGGAACGCAGCTACCGAAAATTTTCTTTTCCCTGACCGTAACTTGCTGAAAAGGTGGATTTCAACCTATGTAGTAGGTGGCAGCCCGTTTGCAAGCACTTATCTTTTTACATCGCTTGGCTGTCCCTACAAATGTACTTTTTGTTCTATCTGGGTACAATTCAAAGGTTGTTTTTTTCAGCGTAAAGTGGAAAGCATTATCACTGAATTGAAGAGTATAGAAGATTATGGTGTAGTGCGTTTTGCCGATGCAAACACTATCGTTAACCCAGGTTTTATCAATCATCTTGTGGACAGGATTCTGGAAGAAGGTATCCAGAAAACATATATTATGGACATACGTTTTGATACGGCTGTTCATTATCCGTACCTTATCGAAAAATTAGCAAAAGCAGGTTTGAAAGTAGTGATTTGCGGGTTTGAATCCTTCAGGCAGGAAGAACTAAAAAAATACAACAAAAACGCTGATGCCCGTCTGATTGAGCAAGCCATTTCCATTTTCCATGCCAATGGCATCATGCTCAGGGGTAACTATGTGATTCCGCCCGATTACACACCCGACGATTTTGCCGCTCTTGCCGAATACGCATCCCACCATCAGGTGGTGTATGCAGGATATACCATTCTTTCGCCTATGCCAGGAACCGTTTATTACGAAGAAGTTAAAGATAAAATCATTGATTTCGATTTAAGTAGGTACAACTTCTTTAACAGTGTAATGAAAACCACCCTTCCACCCGAAAAGTTTTACGAAAATGTTGGTAGCTTATGGCTGATTAAGAAAGGTAAAGATGTAATTTAA
- a CDS encoding radical SAM protein, protein MKKVLLVNANTEKMPYPVAPLGLCLLASQLENKYTVKIYDGVFDEGLHLTDEILAFKPDYIGVSIRNIDNMYLESPSDYTVILMQKFILPIEQCSPDTPLILGGSGFSIYPQELMQLTRADYGISGEGEFALPALLQCLDERSEVSGIPGIYSKNGTVGSHLAICYPFSLKNLLFSKIDKHIDFEPYRQRGAYPIQSKRGCYHNCIYCAYPVIEGRNYRLRLPEEIVNEIEEVIQRLGTLTFEFVDSTFNDPPGHAEAICYEIIKRNIGAKFRTMGINPMHTSSELFHLMKEAGFTQIDCTPDSASPTMIQKLQKNFTLVHLKQIARLIREADLPTMWFFLLGGPGENETTVEETFSFIDRWIYPLDLVHFTVGLRIYPQTPLYTIAVQEGKIKEGDSLFAPEFYLSSELGKEKLYRLVNEAAAKRPNCIPAWESNPTPEMVKEAFALQQKESYREPLFRTLLRIRYRNFKMEIPKQ, encoded by the coding sequence ATGAAAAAAGTTTTATTGGTAAATGCCAATACGGAAAAAATGCCTTATCCCGTAGCCCCTTTGGGGTTATGTTTGCTCGCATCGCAACTAGAAAATAAATACACGGTAAAAATTTATGATGGTGTTTTTGATGAAGGTTTGCATTTAACTGACGAAATACTTGCCTTTAAGCCCGACTACATCGGGGTAAGCATCCGGAATATTGATAATATGTACCTTGAATCCCCTTCGGATTATACCGTGATTTTAATGCAAAAATTTATCCTGCCTATAGAGCAATGTAGCCCGGATACTCCCTTAATATTGGGTGGAAGTGGGTTCAGCATCTACCCTCAAGAATTGATGCAACTTACAAGGGCTGATTACGGAATAAGCGGTGAAGGTGAATTTGCCTTACCGGCTTTATTACAATGTCTCGACGAAAGATCGGAAGTTAGCGGTATCCCGGGAATTTATAGTAAAAATGGCACTGTCGGCTCCCACCTTGCCATATGTTACCCGTTTTCTCTAAAAAATTTACTATTTAGCAAAATAGACAAGCATATTGATTTTGAACCTTACAGGCAACGTGGTGCTTACCCCATTCAAAGTAAACGCGGGTGCTATCACAATTGTATTTATTGTGCCTATCCGGTCATCGAAGGAAGGAATTATCGACTCCGCCTTCCGGAAGAAATCGTTAATGAAATTGAAGAGGTAATCCAGCGTCTGGGGACTTTAACTTTTGAATTTGTGGATTCTACTTTTAACGACCCTCCAGGGCATGCCGAAGCTATTTGTTATGAAATTATTAAACGAAATATTGGTGCAAAATTCCGGACTATGGGTATTAACCCCATGCACACAAGTTCCGAGTTGTTTCACCTGATGAAAGAAGCCGGATTTACACAAATTGACTGTACCCCCGATTCTGCTTCCCCTACAATGATACAAAAACTGCAGAAAAATTTCACCCTTGTACACCTGAAACAAATTGCAAGGCTTATCAGAGAAGCAGATTTACCCACCATGTGGTTTTTCCTGTTGGGCGGACCTGGCGAAAATGAAACCACAGTGGAAGAAACCTTTTCATTTATTGATCGGTGGATTTACCCGCTCGACCTTGTACATTTTACCGTAGGATTACGGATTTACCCGCAAACCCCACTTTATACCATTGCAGTACAGGAAGGCAAAATAAAAGAAGGAGATTCGCTTTTTGCCCCCGAATTTTATCTGTCGTCGGAATTGGGAAAAGAAAAACTATACCGTTTGGTCAACGAGGCGGCAGCCAAACGGCCGAACTGCATACCTGCATGGGAATCAAATCCTACGCCCGAAATGGTGAAAGAAGCCTTTGCCCTTCAGCAAAAAGAATCATACCGGGAACCGCTTTTCCGAACTTTGCTAAGGATACGTTACCGGAATTTCAAAATGGAAATACCTAAGCAGTAA
- a CDS encoding pyridoxamine 5'-phosphate oxidase family protein: MTTQEIFEFLNSHPIFYLATADGDQARVRGIMLHKADEKGLVFTTAKYRDVYKQLITNPKVELCFHEQHLQIRVTGIAEEIDEDIELKKEIVAARDFMKPWIAKTGYEPMGLFRVTHCVATTWTMTNTLAPKIFVNLTA; encoded by the coding sequence ATGACGACCCAGGAAATATTTGAATTTCTTAATTCACATCCCATATTTTACCTAGCAACTGCCGATGGCGACCAGGCAAGGGTAAGGGGTATAATGTTACACAAAGCCGATGAAAAAGGATTGGTTTTCACGACGGCTAAATACAGAGATGTATATAAACAATTAATAACCAATCCTAAAGTAGAATTGTGTTTTCACGAGCAACATCTTCAGATCAGGGTAACCGGTATTGCCGAAGAAATTGATGAAGACATTGAATTAAAAAAGGAAATAGTTGCTGCCCGTGATTTTATGAAACCCTGGATTGCCAAAACTGGTTACGAACCTATGGGGCTTTTCAGAGTTACCCATTGCGTGGCAACAACCTGGACAATGACAAATACATTGGCTCCCAAGATATTTGTAAACCTTACTGCTTAG
- a CDS encoding heme-binding domain-containing protein, giving the protein MKNYLKIVLFFVIVVVLMSWKFPETFISPKYDAAIQITTMPDSVALIVEKSCYPCHSNKASGLSASLLNFEKFSALKPNKKAKKLDAICDEISRGKMPPAGFISKNPGLKLSGSDIQKICSWTKSEKDVTP; this is encoded by the coding sequence ATGAAAAATTATTTAAAAATTGTATTGTTTTTTGTAATTGTGGTCGTTTTGATGAGCTGGAAATTTCCGGAAACCTTCATCTCTCCTAAATACGATGCTGCAATTCAAATTACTACAATGCCTGATTCTGTTGCTTTAATTGTCGAAAAAAGTTGTTACCCTTGCCATTCGAACAAAGCCAGCGGACTGTCGGCAAGTTTACTCAACTTTGAAAAGTTTTCTGCTCTTAAACCAAATAAGAAAGCCAAAAAGTTAGATGCAATTTGCGATGAAATCAGTAGGGGGAAAATGCCGCCTGCCGGTTTTATTAGTAAAAATCCGGGTTTGAAATTATCCGGAAGTGATATACAGAAGATCTGCAGTTGGACTAAATCAGAGAAAGATGTAACCCCTTAA
- a CDS encoding glycosyltransferase family 39 protein, producing MISVIFSKGFGMHDDHFLIIEVSQSWVDGTNFNNWLPGSQGAVPSGHSFFYTSLHFLLFLFLKIIGITDPQTKMFIVRFLHALLSLLSVYMGYRITEKIDGKEIARKVGLLFAVFWIMPWLSVRNLVEVVCIPFLLTGSYILLKAEDRQNRMLWYVWAGMIFGLAFSIRFQTIIFSLGVGLALLFQKKWKEGILFGLAYLFLASLVQCVTDIYFWGYPFAEVKEYIRYNMDNAYNYMTAGWYMYLLLILLVLIPPISILLFIGFFRTWKKHLLLFLPTLLFIVFHSYFPNKQERFILPILPYFFILGMVGLNGWVKSAAFWQKRQLLLRRCWTLFWIVNLVLLPVVSTMYSKRSRVESMVYLSQYKGMKDILLEDTNHGRAKRAPRFYLTQWVTLHEFSKDKRYHPLKKIYPDSTERPDFILFFGDKNLNTRIDSIKTICPNLEFEATIHPSFMDDLMYRLNPINSNQTIFIYRNIDRMGKKTEQL from the coding sequence ATGATTTCCGTAATCTTTTCCAAAGGATTTGGAATGCATGATGACCATTTTCTCATCATAGAAGTGTCGCAATCGTGGGTGGATGGCACTAATTTTAACAATTGGCTTCCCGGTTCGCAAGGTGCGGTACCTTCGGGACACAGCTTTTTCTACACCAGCCTGCACTTCCTTCTCTTCCTGTTTTTAAAAATTATAGGCATCACCGATCCGCAAACCAAGATGTTCATCGTGCGCTTTTTGCACGCTTTGTTATCGTTACTTAGCGTTTACATGGGCTATCGCATCACAGAAAAAATTGACGGTAAAGAAATAGCCCGTAAAGTGGGTTTGTTATTTGCTGTTTTCTGGATTATGCCCTGGCTGAGCGTAAGAAACCTGGTGGAAGTGGTTTGTATTCCGTTTTTGCTTACCGGAAGTTATATTTTACTAAAAGCTGAAGACAGGCAAAACCGTATGTTGTGGTATGTATGGGCAGGAATGATTTTCGGACTGGCTTTTTCTATCCGTTTTCAAACCATTATATTTTCATTAGGAGTAGGGCTGGCGTTACTTTTTCAAAAAAAATGGAAGGAAGGCATTCTTTTTGGGCTGGCATACTTGTTTTTGGCATCTCTGGTACAATGTGTTACGGACATATATTTTTGGGGCTATCCATTTGCGGAAGTGAAGGAATATATCCGTTACAACATGGACAATGCTTATAACTACATGACCGCCGGATGGTATATGTATCTGTTATTAATTTTATTAGTTTTAATTCCACCAATAAGCATTTTATTGTTTATTGGATTTTTCCGCACCTGGAAAAAACATTTATTGTTATTCCTACCAACTTTGCTTTTTATTGTTTTTCACTCTTATTTTCCCAACAAGCAGGAACGTTTCATCCTGCCTATCCTCCCGTATTTCTTTATTCTTGGTATGGTTGGACTGAATGGATGGGTAAAAAGTGCTGCTTTTTGGCAGAAGAGGCAACTGTTGCTACGCAGATGCTGGACTCTTTTCTGGATAGTCAACCTTGTCTTGTTGCCTGTAGTAAGTACCATGTATTCCAAACGCTCACGGGTGGAATCTATGGTTTACCTGTCGCAGTACAAAGGCATGAAAGATATTTTGCTTGAAGATACTAACCACGGACGTGCCAAACGGGCACCCCGTTTCTATCTGACACAGTGGGTTACCCTTCACGAATTTTCGAAAGACAAACGTTACCATCCTTTGAAAAAAATATATCCCGACAGTACAGAACGCCCCGATTTTATCCTGTTTTTCGGTGATAAAAATCTGAACACCCGTATTGATTCTATTAAAACCATTTGCCCGAACCTGGAATTTGAAGCAACCATCCATCCAAGTTTTATGGATGATCTGATGTACCGGCTTAACCCCATCAATTCCAACCAGACAATTTTTATTTACAGAAATATTGATCGCATGGGTAAAAAAACAGAACAGTTATGA
- a CDS encoding phosphopantetheine-binding protein encodes MGKINANTRQEVAEIVFNFFSEECEVDINQLNEKTNVIKDIEGDSLMFLELLEIFKKKYNLDIELKTIGKYVIKHPAETIGDIIDMTLLIIEFENSILEQA; translated from the coding sequence ATGGGAAAGATAAACGCGAATACACGGCAGGAAGTAGCTGAAATTGTTTTCAATTTTTTTAGTGAAGAATGCGAAGTTGACATAAATCAACTGAATGAAAAAACCAACGTGATTAAAGACATTGAAGGCGATTCACTGATGTTTCTGGAGTTGCTTGAAATCTTTAAAAAGAAATATAACCTTGATATAGAACTAAAAACTATTGGTAAATACGTAATTAAGCATCCTGCCGAAACCATAGGCGATATCATTGATATGACTTTGCTGATTATTGAATTTGAAAATTCAATTCTTGAACAGGCATAA
- a CDS encoding beta-ketoacyl-[acyl-carrier-protein] synthase family protein, whose product MTNPKRKVVITGCNIISSLGLNWETTWQNLVSGESGVRQISTFNTAALQTQIAAQVPPEFDAYAKNFITRRVSGQMTRVTRMCYVCAKDAITLSGIDFDNFDRTRCAVILGVVSTGNTSVEKDTTSKNRVLKNMNNAMSAWISLEYKLMGPNFTVSAACASSAYAIGIAYDMIKNGMADVVIAGGADSIVNPEEIEGFNELFALSVENTPPEKASKPFSANRDGFVIGEGAGILVLESEASALARNAEIYGEIAGYGISSEAYNIMAPMKDGEGIAHTIQIALQNAGISPEDVDYINAHGTSTLLNDKYETMAIEKVFGERARTIPVSSSKSMIGHTIGAAGAIEGIITMLSVKNQLVTPTINLDIPDPELNLDYVPHAARAHRIRYALSNSFAFGGHNATLVFKNHTL is encoded by the coding sequence ATGACGAATCCGAAAAGAAAAGTTGTTATTACCGGATGTAATATAATTTCTTCATTAGGACTGAATTGGGAAACAACCTGGCAAAATCTTGTCAGTGGAGAAAGCGGGGTTCGACAGATTTCTACTTTCAATACAGCGGCATTGCAAACGCAGATTGCTGCGCAGGTTCCCCCCGAATTTGATGCCTACGCAAAAAATTTTATTACCCGAAGAGTTTCAGGGCAAATGACCCGTGTAACCCGTATGTGTTATGTGTGTGCAAAAGATGCAATTACCTTAAGCGGGATAGATTTCGATAATTTCGACAGAACCCGTTGCGCCGTAATTTTAGGTGTTGTAAGTACTGGAAATACCAGTGTGGAAAAAGATACTACTTCGAAAAATAGGGTGCTTAAAAACATGAATAACGCTATGTCGGCTTGGATTTCACTGGAATATAAACTAATGGGTCCCAATTTTACCGTAAGTGCAGCCTGTGCTTCCTCAGCATATGCCATCGGAATAGCATATGACATGATAAAAAATGGGATGGCAGACGTGGTAATTGCCGGAGGCGCCGATTCCATAGTTAATCCCGAGGAAATAGAAGGTTTTAATGAATTATTTGCCTTATCGGTAGAAAACACCCCTCCTGAAAAAGCTAGTAAACCATTCAGTGCCAATCGTGATGGTTTTGTTATTGGAGAAGGAGCCGGCATTTTGGTTTTGGAATCAGAAGCATCGGCTTTGGCAAGAAATGCCGAAATCTATGGCGAGATTGCCGGGTACGGTATCAGTAGTGAAGCCTACAATATTATGGCTCCGATGAAAGACGGCGAAGGGATTGCCCACACCATACAGATTGCCCTGCAAAATGCAGGAATTTCACCGGAAGATGTGGATTATATAAACGCCCATGGCACCTCCACTCTTCTTAATGATAAATATGAAACCATGGCAATAGAGAAAGTTTTTGGCGAAAGAGCCCGTACCATTCCAGTATCTTCCTCCAAATCCATGATAGGGCACACCATAGGAGCTGCCGGAGCCATAGAGGGAATTATTACCATGCTGAGCGTTAAAAATCAATTAGTAACACCTACTATCAATTTGGACATTCCCGATCCCGAGCTTAATCTGGATTATGTACCCCATGCTGCTCGTGCCCATCGCATACGGTATGCTCTTTCCAATTCCTTTGCTTTTGGCGGACATAATGCCACCCTCGTTTTTAAAAATCATACACTCTAA
- a CDS encoding M23 family metallopeptidase, with the protein MNMYFCEHSNWNSIAVLPKFITMFPSPTDYCPDYKILLLLFVFMTITGYAFSQQIIFDTTEFFNENTNFFKAEENDNSAAAYPIFLMSDSTHNHKISNKLFDNTRFVNRKLTESPTPDTIQNNFVPNDIIFIPADYLYNHKWDTQHVRVSRTAFSESDTTYLPIFTDEDSMYVFPNKNVLISPFGYRGRHFHAGVDIRCKLHDSIFCAFNGVVRMARRYGGYGNMVVVRHSNGIETLYGHLSKILVQPNQVIKAGEIIGLGGRTGHATATHLHFETRYLGEPFNPTQIFDLNDFSLSTDTLMITKKTFGKSKTKKNVQSYSRRSGSKYYKVRSGDTLSAIARKSGKTVKQLCDLNGIRANKTLNIGTRVRIR; encoded by the coding sequence ATGAATATGTATTTTTGCGAGCATTCCAACTGGAATTCAATAGCTGTACTACCCAAATTTATTACAATGTTTCCTTCTCCGACAGATTATTGCCCTGATTATAAAATCCTGCTTCTGCTGTTTGTATTTATGACAATCACCGGCTATGCCTTTTCGCAGCAAATCATTTTTGACACTACCGAATTTTTTAACGAGAACACCAATTTTTTTAAGGCTGAGGAAAATGATAATTCAGCGGCTGCCTATCCTATTTTTTTAATGTCCGATTCAACACATAACCACAAAATCAGCAATAAGTTGTTCGACAATACACGATTTGTTAACCGTAAACTCACAGAATCACCTACTCCCGATACCATCCAGAATAATTTTGTACCCAACGATATCATTTTTATCCCCGCCGATTACCTTTACAATCACAAATGGGATACTCAGCATGTTAGAGTAAGCCGAACCGCATTTTCCGAATCAGATACTACCTATTTACCAATATTTACTGATGAAGACAGCATGTACGTCTTTCCCAACAAAAATGTGCTGATTTCTCCTTTTGGATACAGAGGACGACATTTTCATGCCGGTGTGGACATTCGTTGCAAACTTCACGACTCTATTTTTTGTGCCTTTAACGGGGTAGTAAGAATGGCAAGACGTTACGGAGGATACGGAAATATGGTTGTTGTTAGGCATAGCAATGGGATTGAAACACTTTACGGACATCTGTCAAAGATTTTAGTTCAGCCTAACCAGGTGATTAAAGCCGGAGAAATAATTGGGCTTGGGGGACGAACTGGTCATGCTACCGCTACCCATTTACACTTCGAAACCAGGTATCTTGGCGAACCTTTTAATCCCACCCAGATTTTCGACCTGAACGATTTTTCGCTTTCCACCGATACCCTGATGATTACGAAGAAAACTTTCGGGAAATCGAAAACAAAGAAAAACGTACAATCCTATTCAAGAAGAAGTGGAAGTAAATATTATAAGGTAAGAAGTGGTGACACCTTGAGTGCCATTGCACGTAAATCAGGAAAGACTGTAAAGCAGCTATGCGACCTTAACGGAATCCGTGCCAATAAAACTCTCAATATCGGTACCCGTGTTCGGATAAGATAA
- the ligA gene encoding NAD-dependent DNA ligase LigA, which produces MSPEQAKKRIEELSAQINRHNYNYYVLDSPTISDFDFDMLLEELIRLEKQYPEFVLPDTPTQRVGGEITREFQQVIHRYPMLSLGNTYSEEELRDFDNRIQKLLNEPVEYICELKYDGVSISLTYENGLLIRAVTRGDGVQGDDITVNVKTIKSIPLRLSGSDYPDDLEIRGEIFMPHKSFEMLNAERIEIGESPFANPRNATSGSLKLQDSSETASRQLDCYSYYLPGENLPLPTHYENLMKARQWGLKISSNIARCSNIDGVLTFIRDWDKGREELPFDIDGVVIKVNDLRQQRMLGYTAKSPRWAIAYKFKAERVATRLLSISYQVGRTGSITPVANLEPVLLAGTVVKRASLHNADIIAALDICEDDMVFVEKGGEIIPKIVGVDTNFRTKDSKPIIYVTHCPDCGTKLIRFEGEANHYCPNEDGCPQQIKGKLEHFISRKAMNIDSLGEGKIELLYDKELVKNPADLYALTHDKLLGLEKIYKSVGEKKEKKISFREKTVENILKGIQNSQNVPFSRVLYALGIRYVGETVAKKLSIHYRSVDKLKNATFEELVLVDEIGEKIAQSILQWFSSRNNLLIIENLRKAGVQMEMKEIQTLLSDKLKGQSIVVSGNFGTPARRKKIELLIEQHGGKNAGSVNSKTTFVIAGENMGPEKRKKSNDLGIPVISEQEFLQMLST; this is translated from the coding sequence ATGAGTCCGGAGCAGGCAAAAAAACGGATAGAAGAACTTAGTGCTCAGATAAACAGACATAATTACAATTATTATGTATTGGATAGCCCTACCATTAGCGATTTTGACTTCGATATGTTGCTGGAGGAACTTATTCGGCTCGAAAAACAATACCCGGAATTTGTTCTTCCGGATACTCCAACCCAAAGAGTAGGCGGAGAAATCACCAGGGAATTCCAGCAGGTTATACATCGCTATCCAATGCTTTCGCTGGGAAATACTTACTCGGAAGAAGAATTAAGGGATTTTGATAACCGCATACAAAAGCTACTAAACGAACCCGTAGAATACATCTGTGAACTAAAATACGACGGTGTCTCTATTAGTCTTACATATGAAAACGGTTTGCTGATTCGTGCCGTTACACGTGGGGATGGAGTGCAGGGAGATGATATTACCGTTAATGTAAAAACCATCAAAAGTATCCCCTTGCGGCTTAGTGGTAGTGATTATCCGGATGATTTGGAAATACGGGGAGAAATTTTTATGCCGCACAAAAGTTTTGAGATGCTGAATGCCGAGCGCATCGAAATAGGCGAAAGTCCGTTTGCAAATCCGCGCAATGCAACATCCGGTTCCTTAAAATTGCAGGATTCTTCCGAAACTGCTTCACGTCAGTTGGATTGCTACTCTTATTACCTTCCGGGCGAAAATCTTCCTTTACCAACCCACTACGAAAACCTGATGAAAGCCCGTCAATGGGGCTTAAAAATTTCAAGTAACATAGCACGTTGTAGCAACATAGATGGAGTATTAACTTTTATCCGTGATTGGGATAAAGGGCGGGAAGAACTCCCCTTCGACATTGACGGGGTGGTGATAAAAGTAAACGACCTTCGTCAACAACGGATGTTGGGCTACACTGCCAAATCGCCTCGCTGGGCTATTGCTTATAAATTTAAAGCCGAAAGAGTAGCTACCCGATTGCTTTCCATTAGCTATCAGGTTGGTCGTACGGGCTCCATTACTCCGGTAGCCAACCTTGAACCGGTATTGCTTGCCGGAACAGTAGTAAAACGGGCTTCGCTGCACAATGCCGACATCATTGCAGCCCTCGATATTTGTGAAGACGATATGGTTTTTGTGGAAAAAGGTGGAGAAATTATTCCCAAAATCGTTGGTGTGGACACCAACTTCCGTACAAAAGATTCAAAACCCATAATATACGTTACACATTGCCCCGATTGTGGAACAAAACTTATCCGTTTCGAAGGAGAAGCCAATCATTATTGTCCGAACGAGGATGGCTGTCCGCAGCAAATCAAAGGTAAGCTCGAACATTTTATTAGCCGTAAGGCAATGAACATTGATAGCTTGGGAGAAGGAAAGATAGAACTGCTTTACGACAAGGAACTTGTAAAAAATCCTGCCGACCTGTATGCCCTTACCCATGATAAGTTACTGGGATTGGAAAAAATATACAAAAGCGTAGGGGAGAAAAAGGAAAAGAAGATTTCTTTCCGCGAAAAAACGGTTGAAAATATTCTGAAAGGAATACAAAACTCGCAAAACGTGCCATTCAGCAGAGTGCTGTATGCGTTAGGAATACGTTATGTGGGTGAAACTGTGGCAAAAAAACTATCTATACATTACCGTTCGGTGGATAAACTCAAAAATGCAACTTTTGAAGAATTGGTGTTGGTGGACGAAATCGGGGAAAAGATTGCACAAAGCATTTTGCAGTGGTTTTCGTCCCGAAATAACCTGCTGATAATTGAAAATCTGCGGAAAGCAGGCGTTCAAATGGAAATGAAAGAAATACAAACGCTTCTTTCAGACAAATTGAAAGGGCAATCTATCGTGGTAAGCGGCAATTTCGGTACTCCGGCACGCAGAAAAAAAATAGAATTGTTGATAGAACAACATGGTGGCAAAAACGCCGGAAGTGTCAATTCAAAGACTACCTTTGTTATTGCCGGCGAAAACATGGGACCGGAAAAACGTAAAAAGTCCAATGATCTGGGAATTCCGGTAATCAGCGAACAGGAATTCCTTCAGATGCTAAGCACTTAA